One window from the genome of Aliidongia dinghuensis encodes:
- a CDS encoding acyl-ACP desaturase gives MSHWTLDDVPWKEFDAAKVNPELVRIVKAASLVEYNGHEYVKYLCNVFKDDDGLKEHLRRWGAEEVQHGEVLARWAKLADPSFDFEASFERFVTGYHLETQVDASIRGSRAGELIARCIVETGTSSYYTALAEATDEPVLKDICKRIAADELRHYKLFYTHLKTYLDREGLGFWGRLGVALGRIRESEDDELAYAYYAANHPDEPYDRQRWTRAYIGRAYSVYRRHHVDRVSAMVLKAVGLPANGRLNRVASNFAWFTMRNRAKRFSRYGTVAAA, from the coding sequence ATGTCGCACTGGACCCTGGATGACGTTCCCTGGAAGGAGTTCGACGCCGCGAAGGTGAATCCCGAACTCGTCCGGATCGTCAAGGCGGCCAGCCTCGTCGAGTACAATGGGCACGAGTACGTGAAGTACCTGTGCAATGTCTTCAAGGACGACGACGGCCTCAAGGAGCATCTGCGCCGGTGGGGTGCCGAGGAAGTGCAGCATGGCGAGGTGCTGGCGCGCTGGGCGAAGCTCGCCGATCCCTCGTTCGATTTCGAGGCGTCATTCGAGCGCTTCGTCACCGGCTATCACCTGGAAACCCAGGTCGACGCCTCGATCCGCGGCTCGCGCGCGGGCGAGCTCATCGCGCGCTGCATCGTCGAGACCGGCACCAGCTCCTATTACACTGCCCTTGCCGAGGCGACCGACGAGCCGGTGCTGAAGGACATCTGCAAGCGGATCGCGGCCGACGAGCTCAGGCACTACAAGCTGTTCTACACCCACCTCAAGACCTATCTGGACCGCGAGGGGCTGGGCTTCTGGGGCCGGCTGGGCGTGGCGCTCGGCCGCATCCGCGAGTCGGAGGACGACGAGCTCGCCTACGCCTATTACGCGGCCAACCATCCGGACGAGCCCTACGACCGGCAGCGCTGGACCCGCGCCTATATCGGCCGCGCCTATTCGGTCTATCGCCGCCACCATGTCGACCGGGTGAGCGCCATGGTGCTGAAGGCGGTGGGCCTGCCGGCCAACGGGCGGCTGAACCGCGTCGCCTCCAACTTCGCCTGGTTCACCATGCGCAACCGCGCCAAGCGCTTCTCCCGCTACGGCACGGTCGCCGCCGCCTGA